Below is a genomic region from Gasterosteus aculeatus chromosome 2, fGasAcu3.hap1.1, whole genome shotgun sequence.
ttagATTATAGTTGGTTTTGTTGAGTGCATTTATTTAACATGAGGACAATATCGGGGGAATTGAAAGATAATATATAGTAATTGCAGTCAGACACTGTAGGAACAATCAGTTTGGCAGATGCTGAGAGCTTGTATTTTGTTTACAGAATTGTCTCATATCAATTGTCATCCGTTTTTATTGTACTggaccaaaaacacatttagacaCAAATAGATTAGTATGTGTAGGGGTCGTCGTGGGGCAGGGGTTGGAGAAGgggtgctgggaagcacaaggttggtcgttcgagtccaggctgccacatgttccatgtcgaagtgtccctgagcaagacacctaacccctaattgctccctgggcaaaaatgataaaaaacccatgggtttaaagtaatgtaagtcgctttggatagaagcgtctgtcaaatgacctgtaatgaaaTGTGTCAATGCTGTAGACAcgatttgaataaaaatatgtttttgagcAGGTAGATACTGTAATCctttgttttcctaaaaatGAAAGTCTCATCATGACTTCCTATTAGTTAATGCCATTTGAATTtgcaaacaaatgcattttcaaagtaaaaatatacatactATCAGATAATGGCATTAAAACTATAATGAGTTTGCACAAGAGGCTCCATCGTGtagagaagcagaaaaaaacacgGTTAAACCATCAAATCCTCAAACTTGAAGAGCGTTTGACTTTGATCTGCTTCTTCCTTTGCGGAGAATTCAATcactttatatttttatttttcattcatcttatttatttaaaatgaatacaaaataaattaactaaACTTTGCAAAGGATAGTGCATATTTTTTCATGATTgaactttcttttatttcctatCATTTCAGTCCAAAACATTTGGTTGGTATCTGTAGTTCAACGGTTAAAGTTAgtctttttgtttaaataacACACAAGAAATGCCATCTGTACATAAATGACCGTGGATTCATGAGaatgattgtatttatttttcttgttgcaTATTTTATAgacaaaacattacattactgcACAAGTTACAGACGTATTTCTGACGAACAATCATacataaaaaaaagtacaaGGACATAAAGTAGAGAATGTGACGTGTTTGGAGGAGGGGCTCCATCATGTAGAGAAGTGAACACTTCCTGTTTTGTTAGTGAAGCCTGAAGAGAGGCTCCGTTAACCATCAGAACCTTTAACATGAACGTTTTAGACACTTcgatctgcttcttctttttctgtgaGTACGCTGACTTTCTGTTTCTCCCATTCTCTTATTTACATGCACATACAcctgtcactttcacttgtctctttctgttcgctggtgcactttttaacttttattcctttatttttacactaacccatagccttctattttattttattcctcctgcactatgttgtcttatctgtcttgttgtcctttgtctaactgtctgctgttatgcaccaaccgccaattcaaattccttgtatgtctgacatattttggtaataaatattCCTGGTTGAAATGCTATTACTAAAGGGTCAGTTGAGCTTTGCAATATAAACTGTTTCTCACGAGTAGAGTTTCATATCTCAAACTGGTTAGAGTAATACTTTCTGTGGTTAAACAGGATGTGCAGAGTTGGTATGAGTCACTCAGTGGGGGGAGAAGTACTGAGTTCTTGAAATACTATGAATAACTTTTAAAACATTCTGTTCCAAATAAAAGTTCAAAGTACAAAAAGTACTTACTATTACTATTCACTATTCTTTCCACATTGTTGTCCAAATCTTGTCAGAATAACTACAAGTATGAAATGAATGCAGTTGAATATAAAACACTGCTTGACTACTTGTAAATGTACTTTCAATTTAGCAAATACAAATAAGACAAAAGTCTTGAATCAAGAATGAATTAAAGGGTCAAACTCACGAGTAAATCCGACTACAGCTGCAGATTTGTGAGAAGAAGATCTATCTGGGAAAACACGCTGCATGCATTGGATGAGTTGTATAATTTAATTTTATCAGCATAAGTTCTCTATTCTGTGTGTTCAGAAGAGAGATGTAACTCATATTTCCGTTGTATCATTTTTACTAGTTTGACTGTGTTGATTCTCACTAGTAAATAAACCAACTGAACAGGCTTTATAGCTACAAGCTACCAACAGATATTAATATtacgttttatttgtttttaatactgACCTTGGTGATGAAGTGAAATCTTAAATGAAATTGTTtataaatgaacaaaacaattttTCAAATTTTAGTGATCTGAAagcttttttaatttgaatttgaatttatcTTTTCGATCTAACCTCAGACAATATTTCTTCACATACACAATCACAGACTAGTGTAACTGGGTAGTTTAATCCAGGGGAAGAAAGGAAGTCCAGATAATAACTATTGATTGATCATCCTTTCAACAGCACTGGGGAGCAGAAACACTGGTCTCATCAATGCAGAGATTCTCGTCCAaacaggaaaggaaggaggaaacaTCACAGTTGCATGCAAATTCAAACTCTctggaaaaacaaagatcttCTGTAAGGAACCGTGTGAACAAGGAGACATTCTCATTAAAACCACTGATGTCACAGCTGAGAGTGGCAGATACAGCATTGAATATAAAGAAGGAAGGTATCCAGTAAGATCTACACGTCTGTATGTGAGCATCACAAAGCTGAATAAGTCTGATGCAGGAAAGTACAGATGTGGTTTGGATAGATCTCTTACTGTCTCACCATCATACAGGGGGATTGAGATCACAGTTGAAGAAGGTGAGTTTCTACTGAGAGAATTAACTGTTCACTGGCAGCTGTTGATGTTTCAAATACCTGCATGTGTTTAGTCTAATGATTAACGTTAGAGCTGCATATTTCCATCATGGTTTCATCATCACTTAAAACAACAGTTTAACTGTAAATATCTGATACATTCAGACTGTCACTCactgcagctgatttgagtaTTTTGTTGCACGAAACGCATTGATTACCTTCACTGTGTGATCAGAAATACATTGATACATTTGC
It encodes:
- the LOC144388737 gene encoding uncharacterized protein LOC144388737 isoform X1, with protein sequence MNVLDTSICFFFFSLGSRNTGLINAEILVQTGKEGGNITVACKFKLSGKTKIFCKEPCEQGDILIKTTDVTAESGRYSIEYKEGRYPVRSTRLYVSITKLNKSDAGKYRCGLDRSLTVSPSYRGIEITVEEAPISSQPTTTVQPLSASVPSASTETTTQSVSSSTGSCSPPSAPPEPTKTTQKTQTTAGVLLYVRLPLVVMVIVLSASVLIICSKRCSREPPVESDSVNVSQANEASDEISEEEASPGLEMSAVQTFH
- the LOC144388737 gene encoding uncharacterized protein LOC144388737 isoform X2, with the translated sequence MNVLDTSICFFFFSLGSRNTGLINAEILVQTGKEGGNITVACKFKLSGKTKIFCKEPCEQGDILIKTTDVTAESGRYSIEYKEGRYPVRSTRLYVSITKLNKSDAGKYRCGLDRSLTVSPSYRGIEITVEEAPISSQPTTTVQPLSASVPSASTETTTQSVSSSTGSCSPPSAPPEPTKTTQKTQTTAVMQALRYFSSSTCSNNHRCAAVCASASGRHGDRSISVSADNLQQEVQQRTSCRK